Proteins encoded by one window of Streptomyces sp. NBC_01477:
- a CDS encoding WXG100 family type VII secretion target translates to MSGESFSVDTDGLQAQMPYMEELAQRFRTVHEVLESRLGALGECWGDDASGTAFLRQYAKPKGQILEATDGAGDVLRSTGDGLRTMARGFQSIESQNSESARQLGTSLEPGAVPGGESGGGGGEGGGHKGSGRP, encoded by the coding sequence ATGTCAGGCGAGTCGTTCTCGGTCGACACCGACGGTCTCCAGGCCCAGATGCCGTACATGGAGGAGCTGGCCCAGCGCTTCCGGACCGTTCACGAGGTGCTGGAATCGCGGCTGGGCGCGCTGGGCGAGTGCTGGGGCGACGACGCGTCCGGTACGGCCTTCCTGCGGCAGTACGCCAAGCCCAAGGGGCAGATCCTTGAGGCGACGGACGGCGCGGGGGACGTACTGCGGAGCACCGGCGACGGCCTGCGGACCATGGCTCGCGGCTTCCAGAGCATCGAGTCCCAGAATTCCGAGTCGGCCCGGCAGCTCGGGACCTCCCTGGAACCGGGCGCGGTCCCGGGCGGCGAGAGTGGGGGAGGCGGCGGCGAAGGCGGCGGCCACAAGGGGTCCGGCCGCCCGTGA
- a CDS encoding YbaB/EbfC family nucleoid-associated protein has translation MTTPYDQDIEGLLELYRKQREEAVETRRRINEVTGTATAPRQTVKVTVGAQGDVTAIDFPTGAYHRMAPKELSDVLLATIREARADALEKVAELTSLALPPGVTVAALLRGEVDPAAILPDDPAMPDPVRDYIDNGRPEGAARRP, from the coding sequence GTGACCACCCCGTACGACCAGGACATCGAAGGTCTGCTGGAGCTCTACCGCAAGCAGCGGGAGGAGGCCGTCGAGACGCGGCGCCGGATCAACGAGGTCACGGGCACGGCGACCGCGCCGCGCCAGACGGTGAAGGTGACCGTGGGCGCGCAGGGCGACGTGACGGCCATCGACTTCCCGACCGGCGCCTATCACCGTATGGCGCCCAAGGAGTTGTCGGACGTCCTGCTGGCGACCATCCGCGAGGCGCGGGCCGACGCGCTGGAGAAGGTCGCCGAACTGACGTCGCTGGCCCTGCCGCCCGGAGTGACCGTGGCCGCCCTGCTGCGCGGCGAGGTCGACCCGGCGGCGATCCTGCCCGACGACCCGGCCATGCCGGACCCGGTGCGGGACTACATCGACAACGGCCGCCCGGAAGGAGCCGCCCGCCGCCCGTAG